CCCATGATCTCTCCGAACTGCTGGGACTCAAGGGCCCGCCGCTGCACGTACGAATTTCGCGCCATCCCCGGGCCATGGCCCAGTACGGCCGCGGCCACCTGCAACGTGTGGACCGTATAGAAAAACACGTGGAAGCCCTGCCCGGCCTGGCCCTGGCGGGCAACGGCTACCGTGGCATAGGCATACCCGATTGCGTGCACTCGGCCGAGCTCGCCGCCGAGCGCATGGCAGCCCACCTGTTCGGGTAGGCCCAGCACCACCTTTTCGGGTATAGAATCGCCGCCACCCCCGCCCGCGCTTCTCGCGAAATTCTCGGTCAAAACAAATCTGGCCCGTAATGCCGCTGTTTACGGCACCTGCGACACCCTGCAAAAAAAACAGTCTTGCCGACCCGTATCAAGAGGGGGTAATTATTGGGGCATGGCCGCCGAACTTACTATTGCGCCGGGGATACTCGTGGCGATGCCACAGCTCAACGACCCGAACTTCCGACGTTCCGTCATCCTCGTGGCCGAGCACAACGAGGAAGGTTCGTTCGGGTTGGTCTTGAACAGACCCACCGACGACCTGGTGTGCAATCTCATCTCCAGTCTCGAAATGGACTGGTGCGGAGACGAGCAGGCGGAGGTCTGGATGGGCGGCCCGGTGCAGCCCGAAACCGGCTGGGTTCTGCACGAGCCCGTACCCGGACTTGGCGAACCCGCGACGCGGGAGATCTTTGACGGCGTACACCTCACGGCTGCGCCCGAGGCACTGTCGGTGCTCGTATCACGACCGCCCCCGCGCATGCGCGTGCTGCTCGGCTACGCCGGCTGGGGACCGGGACAGCTTGAAGCAGAACTCACGGGCGGAAGCTGGGTAAACGCTCCCCTTTCGGCCGACCTCGTGTTCGACACCCCCTGCGAGTACCAGTGGGAAGCCTCGGTGAGACTGCTGGGCGTCGACCCCAAAGCCCTGGCACCGGCCAGCGGCATTCACTGAGTAACTTCGACCGGGTCGCTTCTGCCGGGTCTCTTTCGCTACCGCTACAATCCGTCCTGTTTTGAGAACCTGCCCGCGTACACCGCCTCGCCGTCTGTTCGCTGGAACACGATCTGGCAAAGACGCGTGCCGGCGTGGATGTTCAGCGTGCGGGCCGACACGTTGGATATCTCAAGCACCTGCCTGTTACTGACCCCGGGGGCCACGAAACCGGATGTCACGTGCACCATCAGGCCCAGCCGGGCAAAACGCGAGCGCCCCTCGAGCCAGGCGCATATGCCGGGGGCCAGGGTGATCTTTTCGAGCGTAATACCGTGGATGGTGTTGCCGGGTTCAAGGGCGTAGGGCGCGTCGAGCAACTGCCGCTCGGTATGGTCGAGATAGTCGACCTCGTCGACCACGTCCAGCGCCGCGGGGTCGCGCTTCATCACGCGAATTTCACCGGCCAGGTGCAGGTCAACCGACGCCGGTCCGACCAGGGCCTCGTCGAACGGTTCGATAATAATATCGCCGTCGCGCACGGCCTCAAGGATCTTGTCGCGTGCCAGGATCATCCGTATCGCAGGCCCGTGCTCAGCGGGCCGAGGGTCCCGAGCACGCCAGCCTCCTTGTCACTTCGAACAACAACTCGGTGCCCAGCGCGAGATTTTCTACGCTCAGCCGCTCGTTGTGTCCGTGTATGGTCGAGAGCTCTTCGCGCGACAGAAGGGCCGGCGTAAACCCGTAAGCGTGCCCGCCGGCCTTGCGAAAGGCGTGCGAGTCGGTGAAGCCCGGCGACAGCATCGGCAGCACGCACACGTCGT
This genomic stretch from Candidatus Binatota bacterium harbors:
- a CDS encoding YqgE/AlgH family protein translates to MAAELTIAPGILVAMPQLNDPNFRRSVILVAEHNEEGSFGLVLNRPTDDLVCNLISSLEMDWCGDEQAEVWMGGPVQPETGWVLHEPVPGLGEPATREIFDGVHLTAAPEALSVLVSRPPPRMRVLLGYAGWGPGQLEAELTGGSWVNAPLSADLVFDTPCEYQWEASVRLLGVDPKALAPASGIH
- the dcd gene encoding dCTP deaminase, producing the protein MILARDKILEAVRDGDIIIEPFDEALVGPASVDLHLAGEIRVMKRDPAALDVVDEVDYLDHTERQLLDAPYALEPGNTIHGITLEKITLAPGICAWLEGRSRFARLGLMVHVTSGFVAPGVSNRQVLEISNVSARTLNIHAGTRLCQIVFQRTDGEAVYAGRFSKQDGL